A DNA window from Impatiens glandulifera chromosome 7, dImpGla2.1, whole genome shotgun sequence contains the following coding sequences:
- the LOC124944883 gene encoding fasciclin-like arabinogalactan protein 3 encodes MDIKNYFIFSLFFICCSADNFNITELLGQYPELSVFNNYLTQTQLADDINSRQIVTVLAVDNDGISSISGKSDEILRKIMAVHVLLEYYDIIKLRMMPGCNIQTTTLFQNSGQAIGKQGFMNLTVTLGGALFFGSSAGGSGSTDFVKAIMSRPYNISVMQIRDVIIPDDIDIDTMLSPPPPYSMAPAPEPTIEAPSPGVWSSGPAPVEGSSGPAPVEGSSGPAPVEGSSGPAPVEGSSGPAPVESDDAPGLAPEGFFDAPGPDGSDDAPNPIGSGHAPVEAPTPFAWSPEGEDEQVPAKISKDPPSLVIASGPGPGSTIDGSGSEAVSVRFGIVVMMVALCTWLTM; translated from the coding sequence atggATATCAAGAATTATTTCATCTTTTCACTCTTTTTCATTTGTTGTTCAGCTgataatttcaatattactgAATTACTTGGACAATATCCAGAATTAAGTGTATTCAATAATTATCTTACTCAAACTCAATTGGCTGATGACATCAATTCCCGGCAGATTGTCACCGTACTAGCCGTTGATAACGACGGAATTAGTTCTATTTCTGGAAAGTCCGATGAAATCTTACGTAAGATTATGGCTGTTCATGTTCTTTTAgaatattatgatattattaagCTTAGAATGATGCCCGGATGTAATATTCAGACGACGACCCTGTTTCAGAATTCGGGTCAAGCTATTGGAAAACAGGGTTTTATGAATTTAACTGTTACTTTGGGTGGTGCTCTGTTTTTCGGGTCAAGTGCTGGTGGATCCGGGTCGACTGATTTTGTTAAAGCTATTATGTCTCGGCCTTATAATATTTCGGTTATGCAAATTCGTGATGTTATAATTCCTGatgatattgatattgataCTATGTTGTCTCCACCGCCTCCGTATTCAATGGCGCCGGCGCCGGAGCCGACGATTGAAGCTCCGTCACCCGGAGTTTGGTCTTCGGGTCCTGCTCCGGTTGAAGGGTCTTCGGGTCCTGCTCCGGTTGAAGGGTCTTCGGGTCCTGCTCCGGTTGAAGGGTCTTCGGGTCCTGCTCCGGTTGAAGGGTCTTCGGGTCCTGCTCCGGTTGAATCCGATGATGCTCCAGGTCTAGCCCCAGAAGGTTTTTTCGATGCCCCAGGTCCTGATGGATCCGATGATGCCCCGAACCCGATTGGATCGGGCCATGCCCCGGTCGAAGCCCCGACCCCGTTTGCATGGTCTCCTGAAGGTGAAGATGAGCAAGTACCTGCAAAGATTTCAAAGGACCCACCGAGTCTTGTGATTGCTTCAGGGCCTGGACCCGGGTCTACAATAGATGGATCGGGTAGTGAAGCGGTATCGGTTCGGTTTGGAATTGTGGTTATGATGGTGGCATTATGCACATGGCTAACAATGTAA
- the LOC124945350 gene encoding very-long-chain aldehyde decarbonylase CER3-like: protein MEEIQGEKVYNQGKTGALLFSWPWGNFGVYKYFLYGPFLVSFIYSRIWEGETHNKNGYGWCLHVLAICALRGLVYQLWSSHSNMLYNNRTQRLSNRGVDLEQIDNEWDWDNFLILQAMVGGVICLFLVPLMESFPIWNVKGFFCCLILHMGFSEPVYYWLHRFLHSDYMFFKFHWLHHSSKVIHPFTAGHATFMEQLLMCMIVGIPILGTILVGLGSISMIYGYLLVFDCLRCLGHYNVEIVPYKIFKTFPRLRYCMYTPTYHYLHHKKMSTNFCLFMPLYDVIWKTIHPQSWDLHKEMSTGTGKHNNVPDFVFLAHIVDVSHALHSPFLFRSFGSLPFKFMPFIPFLWPFCVIVLLAMWAKSTALLVSFYRLKGKILQTWSVPRFGLQYFLPFAKDGINKQIEEAILKCDKLGVKVVSLAALNKNEALNGGGALYVQRHPNLRVRVVHGNTLTSAVIINEIPKDVVEVFLAGSTSKLGRAIALYLARRHIRVMMLTQSTERFTKIQKEASEDCQGYLVQVTKYQAAQHCKTWIIGKWTTPQEQRYAPKGTHFHQFVVPPIIPFRRDCTYGKLAAMSLPKDVEGLGVCEYSLPRGVVHACHAGGVVHLLEGWNHHEVGDINVDQIDVVWNAALKLGFKAF from the exons ATGGAAGAAATTCAAGGTGAAAAGGTTTACAATCAAGGAAAAACAGGTGCCCTTTTGTTTTCTTGGCCATGGGGTAATTTTGGAGTTTACAAG TATTTTCTCTATGGTCCATTCCTTGTTAGTTTCATCTACTCAAGGATTTGGGAAGGAGAAACTCATAATAAGAATGGATATGGATGGTGTTTACATGTTCTTGCTATATGTGCACTAAGAGGCCTTGTTTATCAATTATGGAGTTCTCATAGCAATATGTTGTATAATAACCGCACTCAACGTTTGTCTAATCGCGGCGTAGATTTGGAACAAATCGACAATGAATGGGATTG GGACAATTTCTTAATTCTCCAAGCTATGGTGGGTGGAGTGATATGTTTGTTCTTAGTCCCACTTATGGAGAGTTTCCCAATTTGGAATGTGAAGGGTTTTTTCTGTTGCTTAATACTTCACATGGGTTTCTCCGAACCAGTTTACTATTGGTTACATAGGTTCTTGCATTCTGACTATATGTTCTTTAAATTTCATTGGCTGCACCACTCTTCCAAAGTCATCCACCCTTTCACAG CTGGGCATGCTACATTTATGGAGCAATTGCTTATGTGCATGATTGTAGGAATACCCATTTTAGGGACAATATTGGTTGGGCTAGGATCAATTAGTATGATTTATGGGTATCTTTTGGTATTTGATTGTTTGAGATGTTTAGGGCATTACAATGTCGAGATTGTGCCTTATAAGATATTTAAGACGTTCCCACGTCTAAGATATTGCATGTACACGCCCAC ATACCATTATCTTCACCATAAGAAGATGTCCACCAATTTCTGTCTTTTCATGCCTCTCTATGATGTAATATGGAAGACCATCCATCCTCAATCATGGGACCTTCACAAGGAAATGTCAACTGGTACTG gAAAACATAACAATGTGCCGGATTTTGTGTTCCTTGCACACATAGTTGATGTCTCGCACGCGCTCCATTCGCCTTTTCTTTTCCGATCATTCGGTTCATTACCGTTCAAATTCATGCCTTTTATTCCGTTTCTTTGGCCATTCTGTGTAATTGTGCTTCTTGCTATGTGGGCCAAGTCCACTGCCCTCTTGGTCAGTTTTTACCGACTTAAGGGCAAAATCCTTCAAACATGGTCTGTGCCTAGGTTTGGTCTTCAG TATTTCTTACCATTTGCAAAGGATGGGATAAACAAGCAAATAGAGGAGGCAATTCTAAAATGTGACAAACTTGGTGTCAAGGTAGTAAGCCTTGCTGCCTTAAACAAG aatgagGCTTTAAATGGGGGAGGAGCTTTATATGTGCAAAGACATCCAAACTTAAGAGTAAGGGTGGTGCATGGTAACACATTGACATCAGCTGTTATCATAAATGAAATCCCCAAGGATGTGGTTGAAGTCTTCTTGGCAGGCTCAACCTCCAAACTTGGTCGAGCCATTGCCCTCTACTTGGCTCGTCGACATATAAGAGTCATG ATGCTTACTCAATCAACAGAGCGATTCACCAAGATTCAAAAGGAAGCGTCCGAGGATTGTCAAGGGTATCTAGTTCAAGTGACGAAATACCAAGCAGCACAACATTGTAAG ACGTGGATAATTGGCAAATGGACAACACCGCAAGAGCAACGATATGCCCCTAAAGGAACACACTTCCATCAATTTGTGGTTCCTCCTATCATTCCTTTTAGAAGGGACTGCACTTATGGGAAACTTGCAGCCATGTCTCTTCCAAAGGATGTGGAGGGACTAGGAGTATGCGAG TATTCGTTACCGAGGGGTGTAGTTCATGCATGCCACGCTGGGGGCGTGGTTCATCTTCTCGAGGGATGGAATCACCACGAAGTTGGAGATATTAATGTTGACCAGATTGATGTTGTGTGGAATGCTGCGCTCAAACTTGGCTTTAAGGCGTTCTAG
- the LOC124945401 gene encoding probable serine incorporator yields the protein MWAASCLASCCAACACNACQSVVSGISRRSARLAYCGIFALSLIVAGILKEVAAPLMESIPWINHFHQTPNREWFETDAVLRVSLGNFLFFTILAFMLVDVKSSKDPRDSLQHDGWMMKIICWFILVILMFFIPNGVISFYESASKFGSGLFLLVQVVLLLDFVHGWNDKWVGYDEKFWYVALLIVSVVCYVAAFSISGLLFYWFTPSGHDCGLNTFFIVMTLIFVFIFALVTLHPSVGGSILPASVISLYCTYLCYSGLASEPRDFECNGLHKHSQAISTSTVALGLFTTVLSVVYSAVRAGSSTTLLSPPSSPRAGAGKPLLPLDKADEKEEQQKAKPVTYSYSFFHLIFSLASMYSAMLLTGWSTSVGESGKLVDVGWASVWVRIVTGWATAALFIWSMVAPILFPDRDF from the exons ATGTGGGCAGCTTCTTGCCTAGCGTCTTGCTGCGCCGCCTGCGCATGTAACGCATGCCAGTCTGTGGTGTCAGGGATCAGTCGTCGGTCTGCTCGGCTTGCATATTGTGGGATTTTTGCTCTTTCTTTAATTGTGGCAGGGATTCTTAAGGAGGTTGCTGCTCCTCTTATGGAATCCATCCCAT GGATTAATCACTTTCACCAAACACCCAATAGAGAATGGTTTGAAACAGATGCTGTTCTGAGAGTTAGCTTGGGGAACTTCTTGTTTTTCACCATTCTAGCTTTTATGTTGGTCGATGTGAAAAGTTCCAAGGATCCTCGTGATAGTTTGCAACATGATGGATGGATGATGAAGATTATTTGCTGGTTTATTTTGGTGATTCTGATGTTTTTCATTCCTAATGGAGTCATCAGCTTTTACG AGTCGGCTTCGAAATTTGGTTCTGGATTGTTTCTTCTTGTTCAAGTTGTGCTTCTGCTAGACTTTGTTCATGGATGGAATGACAAATGGGTTGGTTATGATGAGAAGTTCTG GTATGTTGCTCTTCTTATTGTCTCCGTTGTCTGCTATGTTGCCGCGTTTTCCATCTCCGGTCTTCTCTTTTACTGGTTTACCCCATCAGGACACGATTGCGGGTTGAACACATTCTTTATCGTGATGACtctgatttttgtttttatttttgccCTGGTCACGTTACACCCTTCT GTAGGGGGAAGTATTTTGCCAGCTTCAGTAATATCATTGTACTGCACATACCTCTGTTACAGTGGACTCGCCAGTGAACCGAGGGATTTTGAATGCAATGGACTCCACAAGCATTCACAAGCTATTTCCACAAGCACAGTTGCCTTGGGACTGTTTACAACTGTTCTTTCTGTAGTCTACTCAGCTGTTCGTGCTGGTTCTTCTACTACCCTTCTTTCCCCGCCAAGTTCACCCCGTGCTG GTGCCGGGAAGCCTTTGCTACCTTTAGACAAGGCAGATGAGAAGGAAGAACAACAGAAGGCAAAACCAGTGACATATTCGTATTCGTTTTTTCACCTCATCTTCTCCCTGGCCAGCATGTACTCAGCCATGCTTCTAACCGGATGGTCAACATCAGTTGGAGAGAGCGGAAAGTTGGTTGATGTTGGCTGGGCCTCGGTTTGGGTTCGAATCGTTACTGGATGGGCAACAGCAGCTCTGTTCATCTGGTCTATGGTTGCTCCTATTCTCTTCCCAGATAGAGATTTCTGA
- the LOC124945708 gene encoding uncharacterized protein LOC124945708, whose amino-acid sequence MALDGLVSSPHRRSQNTTAFSMPSNKKQYAKPDDLSCSVLLQRHRYLLTALALLAVLCTVYLYFAVTLVPGKSCAGLTGKLKESCNAELAKAAMGNGKLKFL is encoded by the coding sequence ATGGCATTGGATGGTTTAGTATCATCCCCACACAGAAGATCACAGAACACAACTGCATTTTCAATGCCTTCGAATAAGAAACAGTACGCTAAACCAGATGACTTGTCTTGCTCGGTTCTCCTTCAAAGGCATAGATACCTTTTAACCGCGTTGGCCCTGTTAGCGGTTCTGTGTACTGTTTATCTCTACTTTGCTGTCACTTTAGTTCCCGGGAAATCTTGTGCGGGTTTAACAGGGAAACTGAAGGAGTCTTGTAATGCTGAACTTGCTAAAGCTGCAATGGGGAATGGAAAACTGAAGTTCCTTTAG